The Candidatus Neomarinimicrobiota bacterium nucleotide sequence AAAGTGTGGCTCTCGGACAAAGCCAATAACACTTACGGTGGAGTTTACTCTTGGGCTAGCAAGGAAGCTTGTGAAGCCTACCGCAGTGGTGAACTGTACGCCGGCGCCTTGGCAAATAATCCAAATTTTGTGAATTTATCCGATAAAGGATTTTCAGTTTTGGATGGACCAAGCAAAGTCACCCATATGAAATAAACCGTTAAAACGGTTTCGTCTTTCTATCATTTTATAACCCCCGGCTTAAGCCGGGGGTTATAAGTCAACGTCCACTATAACTACTTTAGTGGTTTTTTATAATTTACGTAGAGACGAGGCTTGTTTACCCGCCGGAATAAGGCGGGCATCGTCTCTACAGTATCATTTTATTCCCGTTACAACCAACGTACCGGCCCAACCTTCTTTCTCGCCCTCACGCCAAGATTGAACATCATGAAATCCTGCTTGATTAAATCCATCCACCCATTCTGATTCAGATAATCGTGTCATAATAGAAATGCCACAATCAATATTCCAAGATTCACTCACTGTATTTTCAGTATAATAGTCAACGCCCATAATGAGCCGTCCGCCCGGATTGAGCCAATTATCTCTAGCATGTTTAATCAATCCAATCGGGTCTTCAACATAATAGAACACTTCTATTGAGTGGACAAGGTCCACTTTTTCTTCAGGAATCCAGTCTATTAAATCATTGCAATGGTAGTGATTTTTGGAATCAATGGATCTGGCTTTTTCAATCATGGATTGGGAGCCATCCACACCGATGGCGCTTTGGCAAAGTGAATGTTGGGCCATCATTCGCACCACCCAGCCATTTCCGCAGCCTGCATCAATAAAGGCAAATGAATCAGTTTGATTTTTTAAGGCAAAATCGAGCATGGCCTGTACGGAATTGGCATGCCCTTTTGCCATGTTTTCATCTCGGCCATCATTGGCCCAGTCTGTGAATACATCAATGGGTGATTTCATTATATTGCAAATGTAGAGACGCGATTAATCGCGTCTCTACATTATTATAATTCTGCTAGAATATCTTGAGCATGTGTTTTGACCGATACTTTAGGATAGACATGTGAAATATTTCCCGATTCGTCAATCACGTATGTATTTCGAAAAATCCCTTCATATTCCCGGCCCATGAATTTCTTTAATCCCCAAACACCGTAAGCTTTCAGGACATCTTTGCCTTCATCGCCTAACATTGGATATTCGAATTCTTGTTTATCGCAGAATTTTTTCTGCTTCTTCGGTGCATCGGCACTCATACCAACAACCACTGCATTTTTATCTTCAAATTTTTGGAGTTCATCCCGGAACCCCTTGCCTTCAATCGTTCAACCGGGTGTGCTGGCTTTTGGAAAAAACCATAGCACGACTTTCTTCCCGGCATAATCACTTAAGGATACATCATTCCCATCTTGATCGGGAAGTGTAAAACTCGGTGCTTTTGTTCCTACTTCTAACATTTTT carries:
- a CDS encoding class I SAM-dependent methyltransferase; this translates as MKSPIDVFTDWANDGRDENMAKGHANSVQAMLDFALKNQTDSFAFIDAGCGNGWVVRMMAQHSLCQSAIGVDGSQSMIEKARSIDSKNHYHCNDLIDWIPEEKVDLVHSIEVFYYVEDPIGLIKHARDNWLNPGGRLIMGVDYYTENTVSESWNIDCGISIMTRLSESEWVDGFNQAGFHDVQSWREGEKEGWAGTLVVTGIK
- the bcp gene encoding thioredoxin-dependent thiol peroxidase yields the protein MLEVGTKAPSFTLPDQDGNDVSLSDYAGKKVVLWFFPKASTPGUTIEGKGFRDELQKFEDKNAVVVGMSADAPKKQKKFCDKQEFEYPMLGDEGKDVLKAYGVWGLKKFMGREYEGIFRNTYVIDESGNISHVYPKVSVKTHAQDILAEL